A window of Microtus pennsylvanicus isolate mMicPen1 chromosome 16, mMicPen1.hap1, whole genome shotgun sequence genomic DNA:
GGCTCACACCGCTAGGGAGAAAGGACCAAGCCAGGGACTCTAGAGCCCTCAGTCTGTGATTCCTGCAAAATACATAAGCTTTTACACTATAAAAATTCTACAGTGATTTGAGGGGTGTCATGGCGACTGCCCTGCCGTTGCTTCCTCGGTATACTGTTGCTGCTGCTTTCCTGTGACGTTCCAAAGGGATTTATTTGCTGTCTGTTTTGTTGAGAGGTAGGTAATTAGACGGGTTTTCATTTATGTAACTGTAGCCTGACGGTGGGCTCATAGATAGAAATAGACATCAGAAATAGACATTTGGATAAATGGCAGCCAAATCCTAGACACCCTTTTGGTATTGACAGCAATACCTTTATTTTCGTTTGTTCCCTGAAGAAATTCTTTTTTAGTTGATGAtgttacaagtttttttttaagtttcattctaaagttactaaaatttttaatttttccaaaaaaTTTCAAACAGAATTTAGGAAGAAATTGGGGCCGTCTTGCACCCCAATCTTCAGTGATTCTAAAGTTTCACCAGGGGGCGCTCCCACTTCACAGCCCAGAGGCTGGAAGGACAAAGAACCACGGCGGTCTTCTGTTTAACTTGAGGCATacactgttttattattttttttatttccaactctttctcctcttctctctcacacactgtaTTTAAAAACCCAAGTGAGATTACGCATGCCTCCTTGAAACATCTGAGCACAAACTAACACCACCGCAAAATTAGCAGACACAGACAGCCATGAATTACCCTGCTCCTGGCAGAGGCCACTGAGTTATTTGAAATCTGCATTGAATTTTTGGTTGTCAACATCAGTCTAAAAGTACATTAACTTGGGATATCAAGAAATATGCCTCTGTTGGGCCACCCTGGGACGAAGCCTGCGGTTGCTCTGCGTTGGTCTCTGGGTGGTAGAAGCTTTGTCACCCTCTGAGGCAAATCTTTCGGTAAGTCCAAGTCATAAGAAAATGCAGAGTCAGGAAACAGgctaattaaagaaaaatctccGGGGACAACCCAGTGACATTGCTTGAGAAGACATTGTCCCCGAAGCCCGCTTTTCAGCTCGTGTATAAGCTTCATATACTAAGAAGTCTGAAGACGGTTTAAAACACACAATTTAGGCAAACAAATAGAGCATTTCTTGTGGGAGGGAACTAAGGTATTTCAAAGTCAGAAGGGACAGTGCCCGTTTGCCAAGCGTAGAACCCCACAGAGCCCTCTGGCCTGAAGTTTCAAACTGATCCAAACCCTTTGGGGGTTTGAATTTCTTTGCTGTTGGCAAAACACAATTCCTGCCTCAAAGAGAAACGGCATTAGGAAGGCCTGCTACAGCCGACTCAAAAGACTTCGGCGGCCCCAAATCACTCTTACAAAACACCATTTTGATGAGTGTTTGATGAGTGTTTGATGAGTGTACAGATTAATGAGAAACATATGgattaactttttctttaaaattacattgGTTTATAGCATGAGTGAAAGGAACTGATGAAGCCCATCCCAGCCTTGCAGGGCTCCCCAGCCTTGCAGggctccccagcctcccagggcTCCCCAGCCTTGCAGggctccccagcctcccaggtTCCCCAGCCTCCCAGGTTCCCCAGCCTTGCAGggctccccagcctcccagggctccccagcctcccaggtTCCCCAGCCTTGCAGggctccccagcctcccagggcTCCCCAGCCTTGCAGggctccccagcctcccagggcTCCCCAGCCTTGCAGAGTTCCCCAGCCTCCCAgggcttcccagcctcccaggttCCCCAGCCTTGCAGggctccccagcctcccaggtTCCCCAGCCTTGCAGggctccccagcctcccagggtTCCCCAGCCTTGCAGggctccccagcctcccaggtTCCCCAGCCTTGCAGggctccccagcctcccaggtTCCCCAGCCTTGCAGGGTTCCCCAGCCTCCCAGGGCTCCCCAGCCTCTCAGGTTCCCCAGCCTCCCAGggctccccagcctcccagggtTCCCCAGCCTTGCAGggctccccagcctcccagggtTCCCCAGCTCTTTTGCTCTAGGTCAGGTTGCAGACGAACCCAGGAAGCAAGCGGGACTTCCCCCACAGATACTGCTGTCTGCCATTGCTGTCCATAGTGGACACGAAGTCTGCTTCTCCGGCTTAGGAGACTCCAGAGGTCAACCAATCCCCACTCAGGTGGCTATTCCTCTGTTTACTCACGTGGCCTAGAAGCCTTCGTCGTGTTTGAATGGGAGGCAGCACCTGTCAAGGAGCCTAGAACCTCTCTGGAAACGCACGACAAACAAAAATAGTTATTGGAATTAAGTTCTTCTCTGAGGGCCCCAGTAGGAAGATTTACGTGTTCCCAGGACTGAAGTGGCCATCGAACAAGGAAGATCCTCCCTCCAATGGCAACCTCTCCTACATCAGCCTCctcaccaaaaccaaaaaccaaaaaagttagCCTTAAAAACACTGGGACTGGACAACCAGCAATCCAAGAGAGTCCAGAGTCTGTGGCAGAGACCACCAGAATCAGGCAGTCCCTGCCGAGTGTGCTTTTTCCCTTATGCAAGGAATCTTTCAGAAATGAGGCACAATAAACACAATACAAAAGTTGGAATATAGCAAATGGCCCTTACAAGACATGAGATGAAATGCCTCCCATTCCTGAGAGAAGTATCTCTGCCTctggaacagtgtgtgtgtgtgtgcgtgtgtgtgtgtgcgcgtgtgtgtgcgtgtatgagtAGGCAGACATTTCTAGTCGTATAAGCATTAAACTACCAATTGCAGCATAATTACGCAAATttaagaaaccttgtctttagaaatatttctaataaattctgtcatttcttgcaacTAAATGAGAACGGTTTCCTCGGTGAGTGTGGTCTGCAATCATAGCTTCTCAGGACCGAACATGTCCACTTTGCTCTCAACCACAGGTTGGGTTCAGTCCTGTACCGAGAGCAAAGGTAACTGCTGCTTGGGCCTGGGCGGGCATATTCCTAAAGCGCATTATCCTAGTCCCAAGGTCCCAAGTGCTCTGTCCATCACTGTCCCTGTCAAATGGTCATTGTTTTCTGTCCGGCCAGCGGTTATTTCAATAGGGACTGGGCTTGAGGACAGGCCACACTGTATTTGTGATGTCAAGGCTAACGGGATAAATGTACTTTAAGATACTTGTTAGTCTGAAAGATTTAATGAGGTTTTCTTTCTCTGGAGAGAACCACAGCTAGCTGTCTCACCAGGGAGTGGGCCCTAAGTGAGAAAACGAACACATGTAATGCTCCGGCCTCCATTGCCTTCTCCTTTATTGTCCAATGGTGTCAGGCATGGAGGGGTCTGGAGGCCTCGGGGCGGACATACCTTAAGTAGGAGTGATGTGCCCACCGCTAAGGGGGTTTGCTCATGCTTCATGCGCCATGTGCTGTAGAAATTATTGCTGAGATTCTAGAAATACTGCCTAGATCCTTCAAAGAGTCCCCAAAAGACAGAGTGGGATGCACAGGCCACCTGATCCCCAGTGTTCCACAGCCATAGAGTAAGAACACAAACAGGTCATTGCGGAAGGACCAGCCTCACCAGCACTAACGGAGTGCTccacagccacagagtaagaacaCAAACAGGTCATTGCGGAAGGACCAGCCTCACCAGCACTAACGGAGTGCTccacagccacagagtaagaacaCAAATGGTCACTGCAGAAGGACCAGCCTCACCAGCACTAACGGAGTGCTCCGAGGAGGACAGTCGGAGTCAAAACTCCAGTGACACACACCAGCTATCTTACAGATGTCTTTGAAATGAGCTGAACGGTGCTAGCTACTTTTGTCTGATAGAGtagaagaacaaaaaccaaaacaaagcaaatttaaaaaaaaaaagaaagagaaacactttCATTAACATTagattttaggtttgtttttaagCCTGGTAGCCATCAAACAGAACAGGCCTCTTCTTGGGCAGGAAAGAggactccttcctctctctgcaccATCCCCACGTGGATGGCGGTGATTTTCTGGCAGTCACCATTTTCTAAGCCAGAGTCACCCGAGGCATCTGAATAACACAAAAGAGCCAGGAGCATTTTGATGTGCTGAGGAAAGTTGTTTTGACAAATGTCAGTGTCTGGGTCTCGCGGGCTGAGGCCCTGTTGTTGCGTTGCCCAGgctgcctgcctgtgtgctgcaGCCCAGCAGCTTCTGTAGGGAAATTGGGCATAGCCAACACAATTCCATTTCCATTTCTCTACAACGCTACAAGCTTCCTTGGCAGCAAAATCACATATTCttatcacaaaaataaatgagagaaaagaagacatACATTTCTGTCAAAGTTATGTCAAGACATATTTGGTATGTGTTTCACTTCACCGCCACTGACAGCAAAGATGTCACACGCTCCCCACACACAGTAAAGAAGTATTTTCCCTTCTCCCGCCAGGCatcaatttcattttattcacttataagtgCCAATGACAGGAAGgtgtctttttaaaacaaagctttgaagggggaggggggatagTTTTGTGTATTGCTGGCTTTCTGAATGGACATATTGTGTGAATCTAGCCTGACAATATCATAACAACTGCAATAATAGCCGTCCGTCAGCACTTATTACCCATTTCCACAGCACACGATCCTCGTTCTGATTTACTCCTTCCCATGAGTGTGATGGATAGAACCCATAGGGGGGCCTGTGTTCTCTTTACTAATGGAATAAGaacgctttttaaaaaaaaaaagaattaaaatggcaaaagaaagagagaggagggaaggggagaggggagggggaaacgagaaaggaaaaagaaaagaagggaggtaagaaggaagggaaagagtaagaattctgagaaggaaggaagaacaaagggTAAGAGGAGGGcgaaaagatggaaggaaaagaaTCGGTAAGatgaaaggggagggaaagaagagaggaaagaaagggaagtgggagaaAGGGACAAAACAGAAAGATGGGAAAAGAGCAAACCCGTTTgctcagaaagagaaacaggcaCAACGCTAAACAGAAGGATGCTGCCGTGTGATGCCCTAGAGAGGGCTAACCCTACAGCAACCTCTGGGGTTCCCCTTGAGAGGCTGAATTCCACCTGTGTCGCGATGCTCTACTGTGTTTGGGGGGAGTTCAGCTCAGTGAGAAGATGCTTCCCCATCAGCAAAGGGGTAGAGCCACACTCAGCCAAACAGTCTACAGCGGGGCTGGTCTCCGGAGTAGGTCTCAGCCCTGCGCTCCTGAGGAGCCATCCGCAGGAATGTTCTGTTGATTCTTGTATCTGTAACCCTTTTAAGTCGGTAGAATTTAGGAGTTGGCAATTAGTTCAGAGCCTTGTTAAACAACCTCGTGTGTAGCTGAGACTGAAAATTCAGTGCCGTCGAGGAAACACGTTTGTATGCAAGGTAGACGGAGTTCGGTACATGGTAGAGGACTGAGGGAGATTTCTGTGTGCTAAAGAAATACGGAAGACGTAACAGGTATACACGGTTGATCGCTAGACCGGTGCAATTTTGAGAATCCTCCTAGTCAGCACACACAGCTCTAGACCTGGGGAGGCAGATAAGTCACCTCTCTTGCCCTCCAGAGTACCAGGCAGACGCGTGGTAGCCATtgagtaaatatttattaaaattgacAGGAGAGATATTTTTAGCAGGAAAAAATTTTGAAGCTCtccatttaaaatacaaaacaaaacaaacccccttGAAACTCCTGATACTTCCTGGAGGCCTGGGTTTGGAGGGTACCAGCTTGGTCTACTCTAGCTGCTTCTGGAAAAGGCTCAGGTGATCCAGGCCGGACTGAGGCTTCGGAGGTTCAGGTCGCTTCAATCACATATAAAAAGGGAATCAGAACAGGAAATTCCTGACCCACTACTCCCTATACGAGTTAAATGGGAACTTGAGTGGGAAACATCTGCTTAAGCCATAGATGTTCCGTGAATGTCAGGTACTGTTCTAGTGTAAAGGACAGGGCACTCTcaaggattgtgtgtgtgtgtgtgtgtgtgtgtgtgtgtgtgtgtgtgtgtgtgtgttgtatgtccccaccttgtggggttttttgtttgtttgttttacatacatacacatacatacacacacacacacacacacacacagggtttttctgtagctttggagcctgtcctggcattaactcatgtagaccaggctggtctcgaattcacagagatccgcctgcctttgcctccagagtgctgggattaaaggcgtgcatcaccaccgcccagcccccgccttgtgttttgaggcagggtctctcactaaacctggagctcacagattagATTAGATGGTCTGCTCCAGGGGTTCTCCTGCTCAGCCCTAgaattacaggtgcatgccatcACGCTAGGCTtttcacatgggctctggggatccggGCTCACATCTTCACGTTTGCTGCAAAAGCACGGCCCCTCAAGGgttaaataaaagcagaacaacCTTTTCACTTGCAGTCTCCAGAGCATGGATGCTAAGGAAGGAATGCATAGGAACAGCTTCTAGAAGAAAGCTGAGATGGTTGCTCAGGGGATCTTACCCTCAAGGTTACCCCTAGCTGTGTCCTTCCGCAAACACCCCAACTGCGAAGGGCTTACCTATGTCCCCTCTACCTGTGACTGCACCTTGGCTGTGGAGTACACGCACACATTGTAGCCATGTTTATACTCCTACAAAACCAAAGTGGCTCACAATGGCAGTCTGCAGAGAGTAGGCACAtaattcatttgttctttcctctgttgactcattcattcattcctttaccAAGAGTGTGACTTTCAAATATTTGGTAAATATCTATGATGTTAAGTTAAACACCTTGCTCAAGAAAGCCAAGAGTAGGAAAGGTGAAAGCAGCCGGAAACAGAAGGCTCGTAATTCGTGCCTTCGTCTACGCAGCAGCCATGCCGCCGTACACCATTGTCTACTTCCCTGTTCGAGGGCGCTGTGAGGCCATGCGCATACTACTGGCTGACCAGGACCAGAGCTGGAAGGAGGAGGTGGTGTCCATAGATACTTGGATGAAAGGCTTGCTCAAGTCCACCTGTCTGTATGGGCAGCTCCCCAAGTTTCAGGATGGAGACCTTACCCTGTACCAATCTAATGCCATCTTGAGGCACCTGGGCCGATCCCTTGGGCTTTATGGAAAAGATCAGaaggaggctgccctggtggATATGGTGAATGATGGGGTGGAAGACCTTCGCCTGAAATACATCACCCTCATCTACACCAAAtatgaggaagggaaggatgacGATGTGAAGGTCCTGCCTGGACACCTGAAACCTTTCGAGATCCTGCTGTCCCAGAACCAAGGAGGCAAAGCCTTCATCGTGGGTGACCAGATCTCCTTCGCCGATTACAACTTGCTAGATCTGCTGCTGATCCACCAGgtcctggcccctggctgcctggacaacTTTCCCCTGCTCAGTGCCTATGTGGCACGCCTCAGTGCCCGGCCCAAGATCAAGGCCTTCCTGTCCTCCCCTGACCATGTGAACCGTCCCATCAATGGCAACGGCAAGCAGTAATGTACGGGAGAGACCAGAGCTGCCTGTCCTCCTTTCCCCAGCACTAATAAAGTttgtaagacagaaaaaaaacaaacaaacaaacccttgcctctgcctcctgaggagctgaggttacaggcctgtgccaccaggctcAGCTGGACTTCAGGTGAGTTCCTCGTTGTGACTTATTTTCCATGCAGAAAGTAATTCTGTTTCATTGTTTCATGTACTGCTTTTACTGGAAACAAATCGCACAGAATCTGTTTCCCTCATTGTGGCTGTTCATTTCTTTGCCCTCTTACTCCACTTTAACATAGGAGAGAGAGTTGGAGAGGAGACAGATTCGTCAGCAAATGAGAGAGAATGGAGGAGGAATGAGCGTAAGTAACACAACCAGGGGACCAGGAATCCCAAGGGTGGGAGGCTGTCGgcgagttggagagatggctcaatggttatgagcaccgctgctcagggacctggGTTCCCTGTACTCGCACTGACTCACGGCTGCCTGTGGCTCCAGTTGCCCCGTCTTCTCGTGTCTCCAGGCACTACTCACGCACGGAGCACGTACACAGGATTAAATAAAGGTGTTTTCAAGGTCACATTTTGAATCTTCCCATAGCAAAACTGAGTAAAATTTGCCTTTAGGTTAAAATAATTAGCTCCTTCTATAAAGGTCCCAACTGTAGTGGTGCAATGGGCTTTTAAAGCACTTTCAAAAGTACCACACCTTAcagttcataaaaacaaaaactactcgCATTAGgcaagaaaatataaatgagcTTTAgccttatttatatttatatttttatataaacgTAGATATTTATATATCTCATCCAGAGAAGAGCATGGCTATTCAGTGCTGCAATCTCCTGCCAGCTTTATTGCTATTCTTTCTCATCCAATATTTGTAATCCTGGatcctttttatttactttatgtcttGAGCAATTTTTCATATCTTCAAAGTTACCAACACGCATCATTTTTAATGACTGTATAATATTTTACTGCATAGACTTAGCAAGCTCCTCTTTGCTGGACAcgacttattttcatttattaatattaaaataactcAATACTAAGTATCTTTGGGCATATTCATGGATTTACTATCTATTAGTTTTGACAAGCTGGACTCCTAAAGGTAAGATTCTTTCTAAGAGCTCtggttttcaatatttttaattaagctCTGGTTCGTGCTCTATCACATACTCATTCTCCTAGTCTCCCTGGTGGCTTACTGAGAAATGCCCTGCTTcttaaaataatttggaaaatgtATGATTGAAAACATTAATAGCagatttttttattcagtttgaaCGTTCCTGAGCCGGGCACAGTGGCctgtgcctgtgaccccagcactgggaggcagaggccatcaGGGCTTTgtcgtgagaccttgtctcaagtgaAGGAGCAAAACCGTTGCCTGTTCTTTGTGATCCTTTCCACTGAGGATTCTCATTCAGGAGACCATGCAGAGAGCCTCAGGAAGAAGCCCTGCCCCTCTGGGTTTCAGCTCTGGTTTTTACAGACAGGGGCTAGCACTCCGGTCCGGCAGAACCTGAGGATATgaccatgttttctttcttcccgaGTCTAGCTAGTCTGGGATATTTGAAAAGTCAATATACAGGCACATGTCTAAGTGTTCACTCTCGCACACCAAGGCACTTGCTTTCCCTGGCAGCCAGCTGAGGCTTCCCCTAAGTAGCTCAGGCCCTTCTTGCTCTGTGGTCTGACCAGTCACATGAGAGCCCCATCTCTCGAGCTCATGAGTGGCAGATGGACACAGACCTTCAAGGATTTCTCAAGAGCCACTGGTAGCTGACTATGCCATTTTGACTGCACAGAGTGAGCCAGAGGCATCTACGATTTCTCAGCTAGCAGGCTCCacggccctcctgcctcccagttctAAAAGTGGTGTATGAGAATCGCCCTTCTTCAGAGCTGCCGACATTTGTCCTTTCCAAATCTCTGTCCATCCTCAAGACAACATCATGAAGTGGCTACTGACGCTTTTTACACTTCACACATAAGGACAATGAACACCAAAGGACCCCAAGTTCAGACCTCCAGAATCCAGTAAGCCACTATTCTGTGTGACACACACATCTCAAACCTAGCCTCTACTCCCTGGACCCCCAGGATTTACAGGGTGCTCATGGCAAACCAAAGCAAGAGCCAGAGGCTGAAGGTTCCTTTTGGGGTATAGAGATGAGGTAGGGGAAGGTCACCAACAAAATGTCTCCTCCAATCATCTTCTGGGGTCTCCACCCACCTCCTAGAAGCATCTCTACCCCCACGTACACCCCGCCATGTCAAGAGCTGAACCTCCTCTTTTTCTCAGGGTCGCCCAGGTGCCCGCTCGGCAAAATGCCTCCCATCCACCAAGCTCTGGAGACCAGAAAGCTGGCTCCTTCTCTCAGTTCCCCAGAGACACCTCGGCACCCATTAGTGGCTCAGCTTGGTGTTCATGGTGCTGGGGTCTGCCACATATAACTGCTGTCCCCACCATACAATGGCAGAAGAACTGGATGACAACGATGAACACTAGGCTTCTTGTTCTAGATTTGTCATATGTCAAGAATTTGCCAGACCATCTGCAAGTGATTGCTAAGGACCAGGACTGTCTGGATGCCAATGTCTTAGACTGGTGTGGGGCACCCCATGTGTGGTCACGTGACTAAATTAGGATGGGAATCATGAGGAATTTGGTCGAGGAATTCTGAAGGTACAGGAAGCAAAACTTAATTCAAAAAATGAATGTGTGGTGAATCTGTTTATGGAAGCTCTTGCCTGTGTCATATCATGCAACCTCACTGCAACCTGAGTTCCAGACACAAATGTGTGCTTTGACATTATACCATATATGACATCATACCTTGAACCCCAAGGAACGCTGCATGCTGAGATTTAAGATTATTATGTTATGACCTGCATTGATTCCACCGTACATACAAAGTTTTATGCAGAAACCTAAGTTTTaattattgaaaacaaaatatttccctATTTAAGCATGGAAATAAAAAGTTAGCATGCCTCTGCATTTTACTGTGCTATgatgattgatttttaaaattgtttgtgTTGCTGATGTGTTTAACAAAAAAGATCATGAAGTGAATTTTGGTTAA
This region includes:
- the LOC142836352 gene encoding glutathione S-transferase P-like yields the protein MPPYTIVYFPVRGRCEAMRILLADQDQSWKEEVVSIDTWMKGLLKSTCLYGQLPKFQDGDLTLYQSNAILRHLGRSLGLYGKDQKEAALVDMVNDGVEDLRLKYITLIYTKYEEGKDDDVKVLPGHLKPFEILLSQNQGGKAFIVGDQISFADYNLLDLLLIHQVLAPGCLDNFPLLSAYVARLSARPKIKAFLSSPDHVNRPINGNGKQ